The genomic DNA GAGCGGTTGCAATCCCCACCCCAGTAGGAACCATCATGGCAGCATCCCCATGACGCGTAGTTAGGTAAATTTTATATTCACCAGCTCTACTGGATGAAAAAGCTAAAAAGTACCCATCCGGCCCAAACGCAGGATCTTCATCATTACCGGGGCCAAAAGTAAGCTGGCGTTCACTGCCTGAATTCATGTCGTGAACGAAAATTCTGTGCCCTAAAGGTGTTTGACGGGAAAAAGCAACAAACCGGCCATCAGGACTGATTGTAGGGTTTGTATTGTACTTCCCTTTACGTGTTACACGGTCAACCTGCCCACTCGCCATATCAAGCATGAAAATATGCGGATTTCCGAAACGACCGGAAGTAAAAACCATTTTACTGGCTGTCTTGTCAAAATCCGGAGAAACTTCAATTGCCCAGCTTTTTGCCAAGGCACGCTTGGGCTTATAACTACCATTGATAAGGAAAATATCGGAATCGCCATTTAAAGTCAGGGTCGCGGCAAGATTTCCGTCAGGCAAGAATGTCGGCCCGATTACGGTATTACCAGCGAAGGCTTTTTGATCAATTTTGCCTGTAGATTTATCCCATATGCAAAGTAGATGTTGCCTCGAGCCAAGTCTTGTAAAAACTAGTTTCATCCCATCAGGAGCCCAGTTAGGACTTAGATTAATACCGCCAAGTGAACTGACCTGACGAAGATTCCTACCCTGAGGATTTACAGTGAAGATCTCTTTATTTTTTCCGTTCTTGCGCACAAATGCAATGGATGAATCGAAAAATCCGGAGCGCCCTGTAAGTATCATCATCAGATGAGAACAATACCTGTCTGCAATTAGCGGCAGCAGCTCTTCAGTGACATTAGAGTATCGTTTACCAAGAATTGTACGTCCATTAAATGTTCCGATAACCCGGATACTCAGGTTCTTTTTACCGTTAGGTAAAACTTCCCAGCCCGTAGTCAGCACTAAATCTACCTTTGACAGACGTAACGGTTTAAGATCCACATCGCCAGGCTTAACACCACGAGCAGGGTCTCCGCCCAGAATATCGCCAACAGGAACTGAATTTAAAAATGGAAGGAAAGTCAGATTCTTGCGAATGTCCTGACTGAAAGCTCCAGCCTCAGACGGCAGAGGCAGATCTCTGTCCTTTGCGCCTTTATATTTACCTTCCGGCAAAGTCTGAGGAGGCAGCAATATAATGTTAACTTTCCGTTGTCCCGGACCGAAGATATCAACTGTAAGAGTATCTGCAGCGCGGACATTACCTGTTGCAAACATCAAAGATATGATTGTCGCAACAAGAATAACTTTAACACTGTGTAAACAAGAATAAATTCTTTTGCTCATAATATAAAACCGAACCTACTGATCAAGGTCATGCAGGTTAAAGTTAACAATGATAGTTCGAATTGAACTTCCCGGAGGCTCGGGTAAAACCTCGGTATCTCGTAAAGCTGTCAACACAGAATCATCAAAGTCTACATTGCCAGAAGAATCAAGCAGTTTAATGTCCGTGATTCTTCCAGACTCTTCCAAAGAAATTTGTACGCGGGCTGAAAGATCATTACCTTGTCCGAAAACCGGATACCTCCAGTTTTTCTTCACTTCCTGCATCACAATAGATGCGTAGACCTGAACAAGGCCGGATGCACCAGGAGTTCCCGAATCTGCCCCCTGAATCGCAGTGGATTCGGCAGTTTTGCTAAGCGAGGCCAAATCGTTTGCAACGGCCTGCTGCTCTGCTTTTTTCTGATTCTCGACAATATTGCCGATGGCGGCAAGGTCTGCGGCAAGAATCTGTTCAGCCGTCAATTTAGGCTTAGCCGGTTTAACGGGTTTAGCTGGCTTTGGCGGTGGAGTTTCCTTCTTTTTAGGAGCCACTTTCTTAACTGGAGTAGCAGGCTTCTCTACCTTTTTCTCCGCAACTTTCTTTTTCGGAGGATTGGTAGTTTTAATTTTTTTTGTAGAAATTTTTTCAACTTTAGGCTCAGGCTTCGGCTGGGCTTTCGGAACAACAGGCTTAGCTTCAACAGGTTTAACAGGAATAACCTTAGGTTTCGGAGCTTTTTTAGATGTAACAGCCTCAGGAATAGCGACAGCGCCTGGTTTAGAAAGACTTTCTACAGGCTTAGCAGGTGCTTTAGGAGCACTCGGAGCGGATGGTGCAGGTGCAAGAGAAATAAGATCCACCTGATATACGGGCATATCCAGTGAAATTTTCACAGGAGAAGAGACCGCCCATGTCATGGCCAGTGTTATTATACTTGCATGGAGCAGTAATGAGATTAAAAGACCTAAAATTCTCATTAAAAAGCACGCCCTGAATAAGAGTTATCACCCATTATTAATTTACGCGAAGACCACATAGATACAACTCTAACGCTTCGGCTTCTGTGGTGCGGACTCAGCTACAACTCCCATTCTATCAATTCCAGCCGCCTTAATTTCGCCCATTACACGGACAACTTCGCCGTAAGGAACAGTCTTATCAGCCCTTAAGAACAGAGCTTTATTCTGCTTCTTAATCAGCTTTTCCAAATGTCCCTGTAACTCATCGAAACCGACTTTATACTCATCAAGGTAAATTTCGCCCTTGGCATTAATTGAAAGAACAAGATGTTCATTATCCTGCGGAAGCGATCTCACTGTTCTTGTCTGCGGCAGATCAACTTCAACTCCCTGAGTCATCATAGGCGCTGTAACCATAAAAATGATTAACAGCACCAGCATAACATCAACAAAAGGAGTTACATTGATCTCAGCAAGCATTCCTCGGTTATTGGTATACATTCCCATGACTTACACCTCGATAGAAGTATCGTCTTCATCGTCGCCATGACTTTTAGAAGGTGGCTCTACCCAAGAAACTTCACGCTCAACTCTATTCAGAAATACTCCCGCAAAATTGACCATCTCGGTCTCAATTCCGCCAAGTACACCAAGCAAAAAGTTATAAGAAATCGTAGCAGGAATCGCGACGGCAAGTCCGATAGCTGTTGCAACCAAAGCTTCTGAAATACCAGGTGCAACTGCGGATAGAGCAGCTGATTTAGCTGTCCCGATAGCGTGGAAAGAATTCATAATACCCCACACAGTCCCGAAAAGGCCGATGAATGGAGCACCATTTGCGCATGTCGCAAGGAAAGATAATGAAGAAGACAATCCCTTCATCTCAGAGCTGACCCGTTGCCTCAAAATTCTGCGTAAAGTATCTTTAATAAGCCTTCGCTTATGGCTGGGACTAACTGCGGACTTTTCAAGAATGCGGTACTCTTTTACTGCCGCTGAACCGATTCTATTCAGCGGAGAAGAAGGAGTTTTGCTAATTGCAGTCAAACCCGATGACAAAGAATCCGCGTCTTCCATAATCCTATTCCCTTTAAGAACAAGCGCCCTTGCTCTCCCGAGAGAAATAAGTTTTGAAAAAATGATGGTCCAGCTCCAAAGAGACATTCCTGCAAGCAAGCACATTACACTTTTTACCACTATAGAAGCGGACGCAAGCATGGCGAAAATTCCGCCCTCAGGTAAAAAATCCATATCGCACGCACCTTGTTTTTAGCTTTATTTCAAAATTTTACGAACCAACGCAGGTAAAATTTCTTCCACCTGCCCCTCAATAAAGACATCACTCATTGAGCTATAGGCCGAAGGAATTTTATTAATCTCAATTATCTTTCCGCCATTATTTTTAATGCGCGGAGGAATTAAATTGGCAGGAACAACTTCACCGGATGTGCCTGCAATAAGAACCAAATCAGACTGATTAGCGAACTCAAATGCTCTTTTATATGCTTCAGGTGGAATCTGTTCACCGAAAAAAACAAGATCGGGACGAACTATTCCTGAACATTTTAAGCACTTGAGAGGAAGATCACTATTCTCAGCCGTAGTTACCTTATCTGCATCAAATTCAGTAAAACATTCCGAGCAGAAAAAGTGACTACAGTTGCCATGAAACTCCACCACATTTACAGAACCTGCGCGTTGGTGAAACCCATCAATATTCTGCGTAACAACAGCTTTAATAATTCCCGAAGCTTCGAGCTCAGCAAGCGCATCATGCGCAGGGTTAGGCCCAAAGTTCTGAGTCATACGGAACAGCTCCAGCAAAAAATTCCAGACCGTCTCAGGATCTGATTGAAGCGCTCTAATGGAAGCAACCTTTTCAGGGTCATATTT from Maridesulfovibrio frigidus DSM 17176 includes the following:
- a CDS encoding MotA/TolQ/ExbB proton channel family protein, whose amino-acid sequence is MDFLPEGGIFAMLASASIVVKSVMCLLAGMSLWSWTIIFSKLISLGRARALVLKGNRIMEDADSLSSGLTAISKTPSSPLNRIGSAAVKEYRILEKSAVSPSHKRRLIKDTLRRILRQRVSSEMKGLSSSLSFLATCANGAPFIGLFGTVWGIMNSFHAIGTAKSAALSAVAPGISEALVATAIGLAVAIPATISYNFLLGVLGGIETEMVNFAGVFLNRVEREVSWVEPPSKSHGDDEDDTSIEV
- a CDS encoding SIR2 family NAD-dependent protein deacylase, translated to MLPDQSVLDQAAELIANARCAIVMTGAGFSVASGIPDFRSPGGVWSKYDPEKVASIRALQSDPETVWNFLLELFRMTQNFGPNPAHDALAELEASGIIKAVVTQNIDGFHQRAGSVNVVEFHGNCSHFFCSECFTEFDADKVTTAENSDLPLKCLKCSGIVRPDLVFFGEQIPPEAYKRAFEFANQSDLVLIAGTSGEVVPANLIPPRIKNNGGKIIEINKIPSAYSSMSDVFIEGQVEEILPALVRKILK
- a CDS encoding PD40 domain-containing protein; amino-acid sequence: MSKRIYSCLHSVKVILVATIISLMFATGNVRAADTLTVDIFGPGQRKVNIILLPPQTLPEGKYKGAKDRDLPLPSEAGAFSQDIRKNLTFLPFLNSVPVGDILGGDPARGVKPGDVDLKPLRLSKVDLVLTTGWEVLPNGKKNLSIRVIGTFNGRTILGKRYSNVTEELLPLIADRYCSHLMMILTGRSGFFDSSIAFVRKNGKNKEIFTVNPQGRNLRQVSSLGGINLSPNWAPDGMKLVFTRLGSRQHLLCIWDKSTGKIDQKAFAGNTVIGPTFLPDGNLAATLTLNGDSDIFLINGSYKPKRALAKSWAIEVSPDFDKTASKMVFTSGRFGNPHIFMLDMASGQVDRVTRKGKYNTNPTISPDGRFVAFSRQTPLGHRIFVHDMNSGSERQLTFGPGNDEDPAFGPDGYFLAFSSSRAGEYKIYLTTRHGDAAMMVPTGVGIATAPAWGKATKS
- a CDS encoding energy transducer TonB is translated as MRILGLLISLLLHASIITLAMTWAVSSPVKISLDMPVYQVDLISLAPAPSAPSAPKAPAKPVESLSKPGAVAIPEAVTSKKAPKPKVIPVKPVEAKPVVPKAQPKPEPKVEKISTKKIKTTNPPKKKVAEKKVEKPATPVKKVAPKKKETPPPKPAKPVKPAKPKLTAEQILAADLAAIGNIVENQKKAEQQAVANDLASLSKTAESTAIQGADSGTPGASGLVQVYASIVMQEVKKNWRYPVFGQGNDLSARVQISLEESGRITDIKLLDSSGNVDFDDSVLTALRDTEVLPEPPGSSIRTIIVNFNLHDLDQ
- the tolR gene encoding protein TolR — protein: MGMYTNNRGMLAEINVTPFVDVMLVLLIIFMVTAPMMTQGVEVDLPQTRTVRSLPQDNEHLVLSINAKGEIYLDEYKVGFDELQGHLEKLIKKQNKALFLRADKTVPYGEVVRVMGEIKAAGIDRMGVVAESAPQKPKR